In Gossypium hirsutum isolate 1008001.06 chromosome A10, Gossypium_hirsutum_v2.1, whole genome shotgun sequence, the DNA window AAGTGATGTCACATTCAATGTTGAGAGGCATATATGGCTGCCTCGTACACTTTATCGGTTGTATATTTGATAGTATAAAATTCAACCATAAGCCAAAATACCACAAGTTAGCTTATAAGCTACTATTATAAACATATGAAAAAAGGTTCACTAAGGCCACTTTAtacaaatatacttcacatacatGCCAAGCTAGTGTGACTACTATATGCATAACCAAATTGACTAAAAAATAGGATCACACTTCAATGGCGATATGACTCAGTTTTGATGTAGTACTCGACTACTGTCTTCTTGAATCTTGTCTCTGACCTATGTATGAAAAATAATCCAATACACTAAGCATACCTCTGACAAGGATTTAAGACtactaaacaaaaacaaaataacaatagGCCGACATTTCCCGAACATATAATTACATTATTAGCATCTTATCATAATTAATCAATTACATATCACTTTTATTACAATGCAAacaacttataaaatttaaacttacaCCATATGGCATTAGTTATAGTATATCACacatgattcaattcaaattcaaattcctATATTCATTTCTGACTtatcaattattttataattcttacTCATATATTCTTATACCTTTGCCATTTTTATATATCAATGCACACTTATTAATCTTTCATTCTATTTCATTATATCTTACTTTCCACGACATTTCATCACATCATTTGTTTACAACTCAATTATAAGTTTATGACCCAATTTGTTTTTTATCAAGCACATAgataattcaaaatatcataattCATTCTTATCAATTCTAAGGTTCATCTACCAACCTTTTTAGCAATTATTCAATAATCTTATTCCAATTTCAAACTTATTTTCTTTAAGCGTACTATCAATCAATGCCAACTAATATGATAATCATGTTTTTACGTTTAATGCTAATGTCTACCACTCAAACCTATCCTTTGACTAATCAACTTCAATATTATTACATATGGGTTGTGCTATTGGTATTGATACCTTGTGGTATAGATACCAAAAGGTTCAGTATCAATACAACATCGCTCTAGACTTGCTATTTGAATATTGACTTCAAGGGTATCAATAACCCTGAGCTAGGTATTGGTACCTAAGTGCAGGACAGACTAAAAATTCAAGGGTATCAATAACCCTGAGCTAGGTATTGGTACCTAAATGTAGGACAGACTAAAAATTCAACTCAAACACTCCAAGCTTGTGTCCttcgatactttaattattcTCAATCAATATCAATTTTAGGCACAGAGTATTAATACATACTACAACCAAGCCATTCTATTTGCCATAAACCTATTCAATCAAACCATTCTCAAAGTTACCTTACTAATCACTTTAATTTCCAAGTCAAGATGATACAACACTTTAGCCCATCAATTACTATTTATTCTTTTCCTCTTACcatttcaaattcaattcataTCAAGTGTTGTTTTACTAATAAGAAAAATAAGTCTTAATGCAAGTTATTAAGTCATTACCAATTCCTACTATTGTATAACATAGTGGTAGTTAAATTCCTTAACTAATTTTAGCAATACACTTGTTTTACAACCATTTTAACTTACTAtcttcaatacaatcatattaattaatttatccctATAACGTTATCTTAGTCAATCACATTTTCATCATTCCTTAACTCAAGTTACAATTCATTTTGCATATAAAATTTACATAACATTAGtgttatttacaaatttaattatgattCCATCTATAGTTTCCTTTACACTTTCAATTATAAATTCCATTACGATTCCTATTAAGGTTTCATTTGTAGCCTTATTAAGGTTTCATTTGTAGCCTTTAGTATACATAGGCGTAATCTGAAACTAGGTACAAAGAATTATCTAACCAACATATCATTAGCACATAAGtgttccaaccaacacaccattaaCATATAATGAATCAAATAGACTCTCCAACACATCGATAGTGCACACAATGCATAATATTTATCCCATACCAAATTATCTCCACGAAGTACTGCTAACAATTCTTATTGGCATGCCAAATGTATCCAATTCAATTCTTACCAAGTTTACTAAGGCAttaatttcatttctcatttccattcacaTTATAAGTTCATATTCACTttgaatttgcatatatatatgataatacaCATCTTTATATAGTTATCCATAAGattcataattttgaaaaaaaagtgaATTGAAGGATATATGTAACTACTTTTGctctttttttaattgaaatttggcAATAAATTGATCATACAATGCATTGGACTTTTCTATAATAAATGACATCCCTTCTTAATGCTCCACTTTTATTAATTAAGTAGATAGATAATTATTTATGTACCCGCGATGCAGGATCGAGCTTATATTACATTGATGTAAAAATTTATCGATAAAGAAGGTATGTAATGGTTATATTAATAAGCAATGAAACAACATcaaaacaaaatttatcaaaattaaagtGTATAGTTGAAAAAATTCATTGTACATGGCAAGTTTTAGGGGAGGGGATTGTTATTGCTAGGGTTTGGATCTTGACTTTTGTGATACCTACAAAAGGCTTTACTCACTTCATTGGATTATTGGTACATATAAAAATGTAATGTGAGATATTAACTTTCGAAAACAATTCAATAGAAAATGGAAACGAAGTGTACAATTCaattataagaaaagaaaatgagcatAAATCTGATTGATGTTAATATCTAATATACAATATACCaataatagaattttaaattaaagctaaacttcaatatatattaaatagcttaatttattatttagtcTCTCTAGTATAGAGATTTTTTCACTTTGATACTAGAACTTTTTgtcttaatttggtacctaaagtatCAATTTCCtcaattttttgttaattttgtaatggacattaaaaaagaaaaaaaaaactattaagcAACTCTGGCCCATGAAAAAATGACACATGTTTTGGCTAATGAAAAAAATGTCATGTGACAActagttttatttaaaataaaaaacattaaattaaaaattaaaaattatagtattaaatatttaaatattaaaaacactTTTGACCTTGATCAATCATTGGCTGGTTTTGACTAATTGTTTACTGATGTTGACTGGTGTTGACCAACCACATGACACTATTAGAACATGTCATGTgtcctttttttaatttgtttagtgttatatatattatattgattaaaaatgtaaaaaaatcatatataacatataatattgttataaaattataaaatatataattataaattttaaaattttaaaataatatataagaattaaaattttttataaaaattttaaaaaaagtatttaaatttcaagtaattaaaaaacttgaaatttaaaaactttttagaattttataattatatattttagaattttataaaaaaatatatttaaacctttttttattttttataatttttacaattattttacatttttgtaataatattattaatttcaattaatttcttttcaattatcctttttttgtaaattttatttttataaattttttataatttatatatttatttttatattttatatttttaatgtatatatacatttaataaaagaaaatattttttttacataaagatGCCACATGGCGCTTAGTGATtgactataatttttttttaacatcggtaaaaaaatgaattaaaaaaatataacagaGGCATATTTTAGGTACCAATTGAAAACTTGAGTGTACTTTAAGTATCAAATTAGAACAAAAAAAAGAGTTTAGGTATCGAAATGGAAAAATGAGTATACTTTAAAAGCCAAATTATGAATTAAgcccatttaaattaataaaagaaaataataaaatgcaactcaaattcatgaaaatattgttaaattttgatttaaaaactaaaagaaaaatacTTTTAGCTTGTTTTTATAAGTCTAACAACTATTATTGCATGTGAAAAAAAATAGAACCAAGTAACATGGCTACGGTCCTCACTCATGATTCATGAAcgtaagataaataaataaataaataaagcaatagAAGTGCAATACTTAACCTATGGAGGGTTTCATAATTGATATCAACTTATATAAACTTAGCAAATCTTGGACAATGAAACTAAAATTGAAACCAAAACTTTTAAAAGATATTACTTCTTACTCATAAATACTTTTTAGAAGAATTACACCAAAACTAAAAACAATTGTTGTTTGTTGATTTTTGGGTGATACATCACTTTCAtgccaaaacaaaataaaaattatatacttaTTAAATTACACTTTAAATCATAGAattgtaaagagtatacaatcaCCCTCTAACATAAATATTAGAGTataatcaattcaataaaattgaaaaagaaaaaaatacaataaaaaatcaaaataaaattaataaagctTGAATAAAAacacatgaataaataaaataactaaaatgaaagaaaaaaaataaaaagataatttgtATCATATAAAGAAATTATGTATTCATATGGAGATGTATTTTAAGTGATCATATCATGGGAACTAACAGTAATCATAATTTGATATATTAGAGTTAGAAATATTAATGCCCTCAATCCGTTTTGCATTGTGAATAAAAACATTCCATCACCAAAAAGGAATTTCTTTTGCCAATTTTACTAAATTCCAGGTGGAATTACAGCATATTTGACAAGCAACTACTTTCAACTCCAATGGAGAAACTTCTTAGACCGTATGATAAGGAATTTGTGAGGATGGCAATGTTAAAACATGAAGAAACATTCAAACAacaggtatatatatatttcttatgtatgtatatattgttTATGTTTATCTCTGTTAAGCTTGAAGCAATGTTTCAGGTGTATGAGCTCCATCGTCTATATCGAATCCAGAAGACATTGATGAAAAGTTCTGAAAACAGCAGGCCTAATGGAAGCTTCAGCTTAAAGAATCAGACTTCAAGAAGGCGACTCGACTTGGAACATTCGGTGCACCATCATAACGAAACGTCAGAAGTCATCGATGAGAGCGAGATTGAGCTGACGTTAGGGCCGCCGATGAAGGAACGACAAGGGACAACTCTCCCTCGAACATGGGATTTCGGACCGTGCTTCTCATCGTCTTCCTCTGAATCCTGTCATGTAACAATGGGGTATCGACATGGAAGTAAAAGCAATAACGATCTAGAAGAACAATTGAGAAAGGAGGGATTAGATCAGCCTCCTTGGATTCTCCAAGTTCTAACTATGAATATGAGTCTATGACAAGAAAATACCTCCCGATGTGAtaagattatatattttatactgcTTCTTATCGACCAATTTTCTTTGATTTGTATGTTGGTGTGGAAGTTTTAGTTTCTTCTAATGGTTCTTTTAGCAAAATGGGTGATGAGAGTCTAAATTAAATCATGATcctaatctcattttcaaaaccttaaataacaataataacattggAACACTATGTTGCAATTACAATGTAGAATCCCGttactataatatatatgtatatagtgaAAGAAGGAAGGCAATCCAGGGAATCAAATCTGGGTACTAAAGAATCCAATGATAGACTCAATTAGCATAGTTTGACTGGGGAAGATTTTGAAGAATCACCACACTCTAAGAACCTTCTAAACCTAAAGTGATGAGGTCAACACTAACATATGTGATTGGAGATTAAGGGATACAAAATATCACCACTCTCAATTACCTtacatgaagagaaaatgtttaAGGGCGTTTAACTTTCGTTGGAATCCACCAAGAACAAATAAACAAAGGAAAGTTGCTGAAAGAGTTTAGAATTAAATTCTCATCTATCTCTTCTCAGTTATATTGTTTACCGTTATATAAGCTATTTGGGACATTCCCCAACATAGGAAACTTAAAAGCTAAGTGCATACATTAGTACTTACATTAATGATCAAATACATGCATCTAATCCTAAATATATGCACAATTATGAGATTTATCTTAAATAATCTAAATGCGTGTGTTTAATGAACATATATTCCTGCATGCATTAATTTCTAATTCTTGCATCCTATTTATTTAATGAATGCATAGAAAAAATCTACTAAGATTCTTCCATCCAAATTAGGCTCTTCATGTTGCATCACATTGGGCTTTCAAAACCCAAAATATATGtctagcttcttcttcttcaatttgGACCGCAGTAGTTGGAAGCTCGGTGAATGCTCCTGCATCACCCTAAGTTATGCCATCTAGTCCACCACCATATTTTGCCACTTAAGACGCATAATTACTTCTAAATATATGGTGATGTATGGATACGAGTTAAGCGAGATGTTACATGCAAGTCATGCCAAAGACTCAACACCTATCCTTAACAAGGTAAACCTAAACAGCTCCACATGCTATGCATTCGTATGGTACGTTGGTGAGGCCTGGCGATTGTTGCCTATTACGTAAAATAATTTGGTTGCCAGGGGTACCGACTTGGCTGATGTAACTCTACCTCCCATTAAGACCAAGCGAGTTTTTAACATTAACCCTATGAACTGGTGCGGTCCGAATCTTAGCAAAGGAGACCAAGCGGGCCAATGTCACATGGGGTTGCTGCCCATTTGGAAACAAAGTTCCATTATTTCATACATGATTTCCCTCATGTTTCCCAAATTGCCATCAAAGTTCAAGCCAGGGTGGATGAACCTGCAAAATGCTTACCATATAACTTTAGTGCACCATAGTGTTATAGTTGTTTCCGATTGTACACTAGAAGAACAAGCCTATCGTATATGCAGGGACCGAACCGAGAAAAAACTGGTGGTGTCAGCTCTCAACGCCAAGAGGTTAATGTTTGTTTTGAATTGGGAATGTTTCCTTCTTATTAATTTTATCCAGAAggatttaaaacttaaaaactttttcttttgtgtGAAACTCAATTTAGTGCGTTCAaactcaaattttatatttcgATTTATGGCTAccctcttaaaataaaaatataattcaaataaaaatccaacttttttattcataaaaattcaaatattttaaaagtttatactatctaatttgatttttaatactTCCAGAGCTTGCAACAAACAAAGCTGCACATCCACCCCAGCCTAGCCTTAGGGACCGCATCACTTCATTTATCTTTTCAgagtatatataatttaatttttaacttaaaaaatttccATGTGTTTTATAAGATATAATTGTTTAAACTCTACcccattttatatttatatatgattaactaaatttttgtttaagttcttttttttaaatagaatttttattttatatttaataattatatataggtTTATTAccgttatatatatatattgtaaaatttcaatttaacatattttttaaaatttactttacAATATAATTATTATACCACCATTCAGACTAGACATGTGACACACTCCAACGGCTCCATGTGGACACTTGAGAGTAGTTTATACCTCGCATCCATTATAACACTCATTCTACTCAGTCACTTGCTTTTCAATATAAAAACTCTTCAAGTATGAATActctttttaaaaatcattaggACCCACTTAAACGTAACAACCTCGTACTACTTAGAGGTCATTGTATACGATGATAACCACCTTACCACATCATATAAGCAGACAAGAGGACCTCTTCTGTATATACCCTTCCAAACTATGAGAAAAGATATATTTTCTCCCTTACGATGAGAAAGGTATATTTTCTCCCTTTTAACAATCCTTGAGCACTTATTCTTTACAATCAAGCCTTACGATCTTCTTTCTCTCCTCTTGTCTTTTTCCAATTCTTTGCTTGTTAAGGTAAATCGATTTCCTTTAAATTACCATAATCTCTTCTTTATTGTATTTCGTATCAAcaacaaaatatttaattatataaaatataaattgtataaaaaacataaacttcTTCACCATTgaactcaaattttgaatattaaaattcaaatttaacaaatattttaagcgaatattatattttttatttaaactaatttttgagatacattatttttatccaaaatttaaaatttccggAACAATTTTGGTATTTGGAGTAGTCCTCCCTTAAAAACAAAACCTGGCGAACCTACTAAGCTTAGCCAATAACCATCtaggaaggaaaataaatgggCTGGCTTGAATGAATGAAACGCGATGCGCCAACCCTCCACTTTTACTCTGCTTATTGCTAATTTGCGCCACCGTCGCCTCCCGCCCTCCCCTCGCCCACGCCGGTGCCGGTTACAGTAAGATCGACGAGATCTCCTGTCCTAGTCGCCGGCGAATCATGTCCAAATCTCGCGTTTATACTGACGTCAACGTTCTTCGTCCCAAGGAGTACTGGGATTACGAGTCTCTCGCTGTTCAATGGgggtaatttttctatttaattccTCAATATTTTCCTTGATCCTTGATCAGATTTGTCATTGGTTTATTTAATTGAAAGTTACGCTAGGTTGCATCAAGTAATGCCAATTCACGATTGTGGAATTAGGTTAACGAGATCTTTAAATCTTACTGCGCTTACCTCaatcatttttgtaactttttgacaTATGATCCGAATGTCTTAAGCTAACTGTTCGATTCAGTTCGTGATTGATGTAAATTCTTTGTTCTTTCTTCGTGTTCTCGTTTTACTTTGATCCGTTTTAGTGATCAAGATGATTATGAGGTTGTTCGAAAAGTTGGAAGGGGAAAATACAGTGAGGTTTTCGAGGGCATAAATGTCAACAACAATGAGCGTTGTATAATAAAGATCCTCAAGCCTGTCAAGAAAAAGAAGGTTAGTACTTTATTTTTTTCTGTCAGATTTGATTAATTTTGGAGTAGATTTATATGAGAAAATCTTTAAAGCGTAATTGCAATTATACTATGTTACTCGGACTTGGGTGTAACTGTTGGACAGGGGTGTGTATTTGACATGAGTACGTTAGATTTGTTTAAAAGTTTTTCTATGTACTTGGAGGGTTACCTTTGCCCGAATATATGTTAGATGTGAGTATTTCACGAAAAACTGTGTCGGAGAATCATTGGCTATAGATTATAGAaattatatctattattattgttattattggcAGATTAAGAGGGAGATTAAAATCCTTCAGAATCTATGTGGTGGCCCGAATATTGTTAAACTTCTTGATGTTGTAAGAGATCAGCACTCAAAAACACCAAGCTTGATATTTGAGTATGTCAACAGTACAGATTTCAAGGTTCTCTACCCAACTTTGACTGACTATGACATTCGCTACTATATATATGAACTTCTCAAGGTAATATCATGTTCCTCACTCAAACTTTTGATGTATTGAACTTTGCCCCATCATGGTATTCCTTTGTTgatcgttttttttttttgaacttattaTTTGTAGTTCTATTCTACACTTGATTGGGTCCCAAAAGCTGACTGGCTTTTGAAGTTTTAAGAGGGTTGATGATTTGCATGTTTGCAGTATAGGATGATAGGAATTTTTTCTTTGCTTTGTAGGCCTTAGATTACTGCCATTCACAAGGAATAATGCATAGAGATGTCAAGCCTCACAATGTCATGATAGATCATGAGCTGCGCAAACTTCGCTTGATAGACTGGGGACTTGCTGAATTTTACCATCCTGGCAAAGAGTATAATGTTCGTGTGGCTTCTCGGTAATGCTTTGAAAACATCATGAATCGAATGACCAGCTTAACCCCCAAATATGCctttttatattttcaagattGCTTTTTCCCTTGAGACCTTGAACAGACTGGCATTAGATATTAGTTCTTGTCTAAAAAATATAAGAACATTCCTTACTTCTCAGGTACTTTAAAGGGCCTGAGCTTCTGGTAGATTTGCAGGACTACGATTATTCCTTGGACATGTGGAGCCTTGGTTGTATGTTTGCTGGAATGGTGAGGAATTCCATTATTCTAGTTTAAATGAATTAAACTTTCATTCAAAACTTTCCAACTTTGGGTGCATAATAGAGTAGTTATGACTTATGATGTTTCATTGTCTAGATATTCCGGAAGGAACCATTCTTCTATGGCCATGATAACTATGATCAGCTAGTTAAAATCGCCAAGGTAATATACTTCTTCAGATTGCTGATTGCCAGATGTTTCAATATTGTTGCCCAAGATTTATTTATCATTTGTCTTGTTAAATTAACATTCTGGTTGGTATTATAGATGTTTTCTTTTTACTGTTTCCTGTAACATATTAGCCTGTATAGTGGTATTGTCCCTTGTCTATCTCATATTGTCCTCCTTGCTTTTACAATCTACATCTGGACAACCTTTTCAAGCATCTGCTGCTGCTGCTAGTGCTGTTTATTTGCAACTCTTTGTAGGTGCAATTTTATCCTTGCAGATTtcagtttaaatatatatattgcttcTTTATTGTCATAGCTGGAGAGGGGATATGTAGAAGGGGCATACTTTAGGTGCACTGTCAAACAAGAAGTTCTATTCACTTTCTTTCCCGGTTTTTCCTAACAAGTATTGCCAGTTTTGTGTCAATGCTACACAACGTTTGACTGCTATTAATGCACCTTCAGGTACTAGGGACTGATGAGTTAAATGCATATTTGAACAAGTACCATTTAGAGTTGGATCCTCAACTTGATGCACTTGTTGGAAGGTATGTGAAGAATTAATATATATCCAATATGTAGGGTCCATGTTACTCAGACTCCAATGTGAGTGTTGGATATGGGTATGTCCCTGACATGGtatgtttaattgtttttaaggtttttttaaactctctgtctctctctctctctatacatatatatatttggagaGTCCCTGGAGGGGCACCATCCCTGTACCGTGTCCAAATGTGTGCTGGATattggtcttttttttttttaaatgaagagCTGAAGCAGCATGGTGCATCCTTTTGAATTTAATTGTACACAAAAGCACTAGTTAACATTAAACCATCACAAAGCACCTTGTGGTGCTGACACACTGATGGGTAGACATGTTAATAGTGTGGAATGGTTAACTTGTTCTCCATTATGCATTTGCTATATTATTTTTCAGGCACAGCCGTAAGCCTTGGTCCAAATTCATTAATGCG includes these proteins:
- the LOC107914335 gene encoding casein kinase II subunit alpha-2 translates to MNETRCANPPLLLCLLLICATVASRPPLAHAGAGYSKIDEISCPSRRRIMSKSRVYTDVNVLRPKEYWDYESLAVQWGDQDDYEVVRKVGRGKYSEVFEGINVNNNERCIIKILKPVKKKKIKREIKILQNLCGGPNIVKLLDVVRDQHSKTPSLIFEYVNSTDFKVLYPTLTDYDIRYYIYELLKALDYCHSQGIMHRDVKPHNVMIDHELRKLRLIDWGLAEFYHPGKEYNVRVASRYFKGPELLVDLQDYDYSLDMWSLGCMFAGMIFRKEPFFYGHDNYDQLVKIAKVLGTDELNAYLNKYHLELDPQLDALVGRHSRKPWSKFINADNQHLVSPEAIDFLDKLLRYDHQDRLTAREAMAHPYFSQVRAAESSRMRTQ
- the LOC121207948 gene encoding uncharacterized protein, translating into MEKLLRPYDKEFVRMAMLKHEETFKQQVYELHRLYRIQKTLMKSSENSRPNGSFSLKNQTSRRRLDLEHSVHHHNETSEVIDESEIELTLGPPMKERQGTTLPRTWDFGPCFSSSSSESCHVTMGYRHGSKSNNDLEEQLRKEGLDQPPWILQVLTMNMSL